The proteins below are encoded in one region of Bifidobacterium dentium JCM 1195 = DSM 20436:
- a CDS encoding GDSL-type esterase/lipase family protein produces the protein MHTITFDDPALRFMGRIDDDNPKAPIWVFPYTQVSFRCTGSHIRVKLRNHWNYGDIFLGAIIDGLEVKVPVPIDATTITLAEHLPDIEHEVTIFKRQDGGMCHLEMLGIELDDGATILPPADARPPRRMEVYGDSVSCGERNEAIRYVGQADPEVDLSGYSDSWHSYAAIAARMLGAELHDISQGGAPLLDGIGWFNAPHYLGMESMWDRIAYNPALGETKPWDFTRYTPHVVLVALGQNDAHPHDFMASDYAGEAARHWRTRYVDFIHALRARYPKALIVLATTILVHDPAWDRAIDEVCETVRSEGDIRVEHFLYSRNASGTHGHPRIPEDEEMAGELVAYLESFGPDVWE, from the coding sequence ATGCATACAATCACATTTGACGATCCGGCACTGCGATTCATGGGACGCATCGATGACGATAATCCGAAAGCACCGATCTGGGTGTTCCCATATACGCAGGTCTCGTTCCGCTGCACCGGCTCCCACATACGCGTAAAGCTACGCAACCACTGGAATTACGGCGACATCTTTCTCGGAGCCATCATCGACGGACTGGAAGTGAAAGTGCCGGTGCCAATCGACGCCACGACCATCACCCTAGCCGAGCATCTGCCGGATATCGAGCATGAAGTGACGATCTTCAAGCGTCAGGACGGCGGCATGTGTCATCTTGAGATGCTCGGCATCGAACTGGATGACGGCGCGACCATCCTGCCGCCGGCCGATGCGCGACCGCCACGTCGTATGGAGGTGTATGGCGATTCCGTCTCCTGCGGCGAACGCAACGAGGCCATACGCTACGTAGGTCAGGCCGATCCGGAAGTCGATCTGAGCGGGTATTCCGACAGCTGGCATTCGTATGCGGCGATTGCCGCGCGGATGCTCGGCGCGGAACTGCACGACATATCGCAGGGCGGCGCTCCCCTGCTCGACGGCATCGGCTGGTTCAATGCACCGCACTATCTGGGCATGGAAAGCATGTGGGACCGCATTGCATACAATCCGGCGCTGGGTGAGACGAAGCCTTGGGATTTCACACGGTATACGCCGCATGTCGTGCTCGTGGCATTAGGGCAGAACGATGCGCATCCGCATGATTTCATGGCGTCGGATTACGCGGGTGAAGCGGCCCGGCACTGGCGTACGCGCTACGTCGATTTCATACATGCCCTACGTGCGAGGTATCCGAAGGCGCTGATTGTGCTCGCCACCACGATTCTGGTGCACGACCCGGCATGGGACCGTGCGATTGACGAAGTATGCGAGACGGTACGTTCCGAAGGCGACATCCGCGTAGAGCATTTCCTTTACTCCCGCAACGCCTCCGGCACCCACGGCCATCCACGCATCCCCGAGGACGAGGAGATGGCCGGCGAGCTGGTCGCCTACCTAGAGTCCTTCGGCCCGGATGTATGGGAGTGA
- a CDS encoding sialate O-acetylesterase translates to MVTATGPAPGSDMMTSAEPAENRTASGVLYVAPIFASHMVLQRNKPIVVFGALNADCAGLEVTAAICTPDGSPVAQAHAYASMEVRHGFSYWRIMLPAQSEGGPYTLRVTAGNDSIEFHDVLIGEVWLAGGQSNMELELRNSDDADAELEDCTDPLLRFYNVPKTGVIDRNAENASGWQESSPENSGVMSAVAYYFARKLRDELDPDLPIGIIDCYIGGTSISCWMSEDALRSSEAGQGYLTRFDEAIAGKTQAQFDLETSAWQERFDTWNASIAAAREADPDVTWDTLNQRYGECPWPPPVTPTSQWRPTGPFHAMLERVVPYSLAGFLWYQGEEDEPYCESYRELLGMMIGEWRALWSENLPFLIVQLPQWIDKGHADAGTDPMLWPVLREAQWDAAQTIDNVYAICTIDCGEFDNVHPTDKRTPGERLAECALRQIYGLDDVPVYGPTVLGFRCGENGHVCLFFRYAHGLHFEGVTPDDTDDDFVDQLPSLVRNAERSGFELAGVDGVFHPATAAIFVDCDIEDLVNAKINVVDYNATEFGIPINSRSIGTITLATSEVPKPVALRYAWHSWGPAPLFNSDNLPAQPFRLDLTDRED, encoded by the coding sequence ATGGTTACAGCGACTGGTCCCGCACCCGGTTCCGACATGATGACCTCGGCTGAGCCGGCGGAAAACCGTACCGCATCCGGAGTGCTGTACGTCGCTCCGATTTTCGCCTCGCACATGGTGTTGCAACGCAATAAGCCGATCGTGGTGTTCGGCGCGTTGAATGCCGATTGTGCCGGCCTTGAGGTTACGGCAGCGATCTGTACGCCTGACGGTTCCCCTGTGGCTCAGGCGCACGCCTACGCTTCGATGGAGGTCAGGCATGGCTTCTCCTACTGGCGCATCATGCTGCCGGCCCAGTCCGAAGGCGGCCCGTACACACTGCGTGTGACCGCGGGCAACGACTCAATCGAATTCCATGATGTGCTTATCGGCGAGGTCTGGCTGGCCGGAGGCCAAAGCAATATGGAACTTGAGTTGCGCAACAGCGATGATGCCGATGCGGAGCTCGAGGACTGCACCGATCCGCTGCTGCGCTTCTATAATGTGCCGAAAACCGGTGTGATCGACCGCAATGCCGAGAATGCCTCCGGCTGGCAGGAGTCCTCTCCGGAAAACAGTGGTGTGATGAGTGCCGTCGCCTACTATTTCGCACGCAAGCTGCGCGACGAGCTTGATCCCGATCTGCCGATCGGCATCATCGACTGCTATATCGGCGGTACGTCGATCAGCTGTTGGATGAGCGAAGACGCCCTGCGATCCAGTGAAGCGGGGCAGGGCTATCTCACCCGATTCGACGAAGCGATCGCGGGCAAGACGCAGGCGCAGTTCGATCTGGAGACTTCCGCCTGGCAGGAACGTTTCGACACTTGGAACGCTTCGATCGCAGCTGCGCGCGAAGCGGACCCGGATGTCACTTGGGATACGTTGAACCAACGATATGGCGAATGCCCATGGCCGCCGCCGGTCACGCCGACCTCGCAGTGGCGTCCGACGGGTCCGTTCCATGCCATGCTCGAACGCGTCGTGCCGTATTCGCTGGCGGGATTCCTGTGGTATCAGGGCGAGGAGGATGAACCGTACTGCGAATCCTACCGTGAGTTGCTTGGCATGATGATCGGTGAATGGCGCGCGTTGTGGAGCGAGAATCTACCGTTCCTCATCGTGCAACTGCCGCAGTGGATCGATAAGGGCCATGCCGACGCGGGCACCGATCCGATGCTCTGGCCGGTGTTGCGCGAGGCCCAGTGGGATGCGGCGCAGACCATCGACAATGTGTACGCCATCTGCACCATTGACTGCGGAGAATTCGACAACGTGCATCCGACCGACAAACGCACGCCGGGCGAACGCCTGGCGGAGTGCGCGTTGCGGCAAATCTACGGCCTTGACGACGTGCCGGTGTACGGTCCCACGGTGTTGGGATTCCGTTGCGGTGAGAACGGCCATGTCTGCCTGTTCTTCCGGTATGCGCACGGTCTGCATTTCGAGGGCGTCACACCGGATGATACCGATGATGATTTCGTCGACCAATTGCCTTCCCTGGTGCGCAATGCCGAGCGTTCCGGTTTTGAGTTGGCCGGTGTCGACGGTGTGTTCCATCCGGCGACGGCGGCGATTTTCGTGGATTGCGATATCGAAGATCTGGTCAATGCGAAGATCAACGTGGTCGACTACAACGCTACGGAATTCGGCATCCCGATCAACAGCCGCAGCATCGGTACGATCACGTTGGCAACTTCCGAGGTCCCCAAGCCGGTGGCGTTGCGGTACGCCTGGCACAGTTGGGGACCGGCGCCGCTGTTCAACAGCGACAATCTGCCCGCCCAGCCGTTCCGTTTGGATCTCACCGACCGCGAGGACTGA
- a CDS encoding IS3 family transposase, with product MREDRRKHYDDGFRREALRLIEAGVGKRSLARRFAMPVQTAEKWIMLYRSNGGEAVMGTTGNRRYDWETKVAAARDHVENGLSVAEVMARYGIASIAPLQRWCREYRAGGAEALRPKPKGRPKGAKSKPRPKPTREQELTEEVAYLKAKVAYLEKLRALRAQKSRSASEAPSSDCSQGRGTGSTTC from the coding sequence ATGCGTGAGGATCGGAGGAAGCACTATGACGACGGGTTCCGGCGCGAGGCGCTGAGGCTCATTGAGGCCGGCGTGGGCAAACGCTCCCTCGCCCGTCGGTTTGCGATGCCCGTGCAGACTGCGGAAAAATGGATCATGCTGTACAGATCCAACGGCGGGGAGGCGGTCATGGGAACCACCGGCAACAGGCGTTATGACTGGGAGACGAAGGTCGCGGCGGCGCGGGACCACGTCGAGAACGGCTTGAGCGTGGCCGAGGTCATGGCCAGGTACGGGATAGCGAGCATCGCCCCGCTGCAGCGTTGGTGCCGCGAATACCGTGCCGGTGGCGCGGAGGCGTTGAGGCCGAAGCCCAAGGGCAGGCCTAAAGGCGCGAAATCCAAGCCAAGGCCGAAACCCACGCGGGAGCAGGAGCTGACCGAGGAGGTCGCCTACCTGAAGGCGAAGGTCGCGTACCTGGAAAAACTCCGGGCCCTGCGGGCGCAGAAGTCACGAAGCGCGAGCGAAGCGCCGTCGTCCGACTGCTCGCAGGGCAGGGGCACCGGCTCGACCACCTGCTGA
- a CDS encoding MFS transporter: protein MSAVETAAGKAQAMVRDSVKTVIAASMVGTAIEFYDFYAYGTAAANYFPRVFFGDTANPTVALLASLLTFAIAFIARPLGSLVFGHFGDRMGRKTTLVVSLLTMGIATFLIGCLPTYDQWGVVAVAVLCLCRFVQGIGLGGEWSGAALVATENAPEDKRALYGSFPELGAPIGFFLSNGTYFLLETFNDDQAMLSWGWRVPFLLSAVLVIVGLVVRVQMEETPIFRMAQEQKKVVKSPLAEVFRKSWKQVIQATFLVAVTYTLFYTLATWSLAWGTKSVEDGGGDLGFTNQEYLFMLMVAVCVFAAFIMISCVNADRFGRRRVIVISSCCLVAFALLFPFLLDSAVVGQRNFVANLAFLCIGFALMGTAFGPIGAFLPELFDANVRYSGSGIGYNLAAIVGAAFVPTIATWLSHHWGVHSVGLYLGVMALCCLVAVLSCRETKDVDFTK from the coding sequence ATGAGTGCAGTCGAGACAGCTGCCGGCAAAGCACAGGCGATGGTGCGCGATTCGGTCAAGACCGTAATCGCCGCCTCCATGGTCGGTACCGCCATCGAGTTCTACGACTTCTACGCATACGGCACCGCCGCTGCAAACTATTTTCCGAGGGTCTTCTTCGGAGACACCGCCAACCCGACCGTGGCGTTGCTGGCCAGCCTGCTGACTTTCGCCATCGCGTTCATCGCCCGCCCGCTGGGCTCGCTGGTGTTCGGCCATTTCGGTGACCGTATGGGCCGTAAGACCACGTTGGTGGTCTCTCTGCTCACCATGGGCATTGCAACCTTTCTGATCGGATGCCTGCCGACGTACGACCAGTGGGGCGTCGTTGCGGTGGCCGTGCTGTGTCTGTGCCGCTTCGTACAGGGCATCGGTCTGGGCGGCGAATGGTCCGGAGCGGCTCTGGTCGCCACCGAGAACGCTCCGGAAGACAAGCGCGCACTCTACGGCTCCTTCCCGGAGTTGGGCGCCCCGATCGGCTTCTTCCTGTCGAACGGCACCTACTTCCTGCTGGAAACCTTCAATGATGACCAGGCCATGCTCTCTTGGGGCTGGCGTGTGCCGTTCCTGCTGTCGGCAGTGCTGGTGATCGTCGGCCTGGTCGTGCGCGTGCAGATGGAGGAGACTCCGATCTTCCGCATGGCGCAGGAGCAGAAGAAGGTCGTCAAGTCGCCGCTTGCCGAAGTCTTCAGGAAGAGCTGGAAGCAGGTCATCCAGGCCACGTTCCTGGTGGCCGTCACCTATACGCTGTTCTACACGCTGGCGACCTGGTCGCTCGCATGGGGCACCAAGAGCGTGGAAGACGGCGGTGGCGACCTCGGCTTCACCAATCAGGAATATCTGTTCATGCTGATGGTGGCCGTGTGCGTATTCGCCGCATTCATCATGATCTCCTGCGTGAACGCCGACAGGTTCGGCCGCAGGCGCGTGATCGTCATCTCGTCCTGCTGCCTCGTGGCCTTCGCGCTGCTGTTCCCGTTCCTGCTTGATTCCGCGGTCGTCGGACAGCGCAACTTCGTGGCCAACCTCGCCTTCCTGTGCATCGGCTTCGCGCTGATGGGCACGGCATTCGGTCCGATCGGCGCCTTCCTGCCCGAGCTGTTCGACGCCAATGTGCGTTACTCCGGCTCTGGCATCGGCTACAATCTGGCCGCCATCGTCGGCGCGGCGTTCGTGCCGACCATCGCCACCTGGCTGTCCCACCACTGGGGCGTGCACTCCGTGGGCCTGTACCTTGGCGTGATGGCCTTGTGCTGCCTCGTCGCCGTGTTGAGCTGCAGGGAGACGAAGGACGTCGATTTCACCAAGTAA
- the ilvC gene encoding ketol-acid reductoisomerase — protein MAAQIWYENDGDLSVLDGKKVAIIGYGSQGHAHALNLRDSGVDVVVGLRPTSKSVEQAKEQGLEVKSVPEAAAEADIIMILAPDQYQRTIWANDIEPNIKPGAAIAFAHGFNIHYGYIKPSEDHPVFMVAPKGPGHIVRREYANGRGVPVVVAVEQDPRGDAWDITLAYAKALGALRAGAIKTTFKEETETDLFGEQNVLMGGVNKLVEMGFEVLTDAGYQPEIAYFEVCHELKMLVDLMNEGGLNKARWSCSDTAQYGDYTNTVINEDCRKRMQYHLGRIQDGSFAKEFIDDQDAGAPKFKELQEEYGNVRIETVGPKLRAMFSWNNGQDDDADMATFTGKIARSQVQ, from the coding sequence ATGGCTGCACAAATCTGGTACGAGAACGACGGCGATCTCTCCGTCCTCGATGGCAAGAAGGTTGCCATCATCGGTTACGGTTCCCAGGGCCACGCCCATGCGCTGAACCTGCGTGACTCCGGTGTCGACGTGGTCGTCGGCCTGCGTCCGACCTCCAAGTCCGTCGAGCAGGCCAAGGAGCAGGGCCTGGAAGTCAAGTCCGTTCCGGAAGCCGCCGCTGAGGCCGACATCATCATGATCCTGGCTCCGGATCAGTACCAGCGCACCATCTGGGCCAACGACATCGAGCCGAACATCAAGCCGGGCGCGGCCATCGCCTTCGCCCACGGCTTCAACATCCACTACGGCTACATCAAGCCGAGCGAGGATCACCCGGTCTTCATGGTCGCCCCGAAGGGCCCGGGCCACATCGTGCGCCGTGAGTACGCCAACGGCCGTGGCGTCCCGGTCGTGGTGGCCGTCGAGCAGGATCCGCGCGGCGACGCTTGGGACATCACCCTGGCCTACGCCAAGGCCCTCGGTGCCCTGCGCGCCGGCGCCATCAAGACCACCTTCAAGGAAGAGACCGAGACCGATCTGTTCGGCGAGCAGAACGTGCTCATGGGTGGCGTGAACAAGCTTGTCGAAATGGGCTTCGAGGTCCTCACCGACGCCGGCTATCAGCCGGAGATCGCCTACTTCGAGGTCTGCCACGAGCTCAAGATGCTCGTCGACCTCATGAACGAGGGTGGCCTGAACAAGGCCCGTTGGTCCTGCTCCGACACCGCCCAGTACGGCGATTACACCAACACCGTCATCAACGAGGACTGCCGCAAGCGCATGCAGTACCACCTGGGCCGCATCCAGGACGGCTCCTTCGCCAAGGAGTTCATCGACGATCAGGATGCCGGCGCTCCGAAGTTCAAGGAACTGCAGGAGGAGTACGGCAACGTTCGCATCGAGACCGTCGGCCCGAAGCTGCGCGCCATGTTCTCCTGGAACAACGGCCAGGACGACGACGCCGATATGGCTACCTTCACCGGCAAGATCGCCCGTTCTCAGGTGCAGTGA
- the ilvC gene encoding ketol-acid reductoisomerase yields MAATIWYEKDADLSVFDGKKVAVIGYGSQGHAHALNLRDSGVDVVVGLRPTSKSVEYAKEQGLEVQSVADATAEADVVMILLPDQYQAAVYKSEIEPNLKPGAALAFAHGFNIHYGYIKPSEDHPVFMVAPKGPGHIVRREYAAGRGVPVVVAVEQDPDGKTWDLCLAYAKALGALRAGAIKTTFTEETETDLFGEQDVLMGGINHLCDMGFDVLTEAGYQPEIAYFEVFHELKMLIDLANEGGLNKARWSCSDTAQYGDYTSTVITEETKKRMQYQLKRIQDGSFAKEFMDDQAAGAPKFKQLQEEYSHPHLETVGPKLRAMFSWNNQVDADADMAESFNGKIARTQVQ; encoded by the coding sequence ATGGCAGCAACTATCTGGTACGAAAAGGACGCCGATCTGTCCGTGTTCGATGGCAAGAAGGTGGCCGTTATCGGTTACGGTTCCCAGGGCCACGCCCATGCGCTGAACCTGCGTGACTCCGGTGTCGACGTGGTCGTCGGCCTGCGTCCGACCTCCAAGTCCGTGGAATACGCCAAGGAGCAGGGCCTGGAGGTCCAGTCCGTGGCCGACGCCACCGCCGAAGCGGATGTGGTGATGATCCTGCTGCCTGACCAGTATCAGGCCGCCGTCTACAAGTCCGAGATCGAGCCGAATCTGAAGCCGGGCGCCGCTCTGGCCTTCGCCCACGGCTTCAACATCCACTATGGCTACATCAAGCCGAGCGAGGATCACCCGGTGTTCATGGTCGCGCCGAAGGGCCCGGGCCACATCGTGCGCCGTGAGTATGCCGCCGGCCGTGGCGTCCCGGTCGTGGTGGCCGTCGAGCAGGATCCGGATGGCAAGACCTGGGATCTGTGCCTCGCCTATGCCAAGGCCCTCGGTGCCCTGCGCGCCGGCGCCATCAAGACCACCTTCACCGAGGAGACCGAGACCGATCTGTTCGGCGAGCAGGATGTGCTCATGGGTGGCATCAACCACCTGTGCGACATGGGCTTCGACGTGCTGACCGAGGCCGGCTATCAGCCGGAGATCGCCTACTTCGAGGTGTTCCACGAGCTTAAGATGCTGATCGATCTGGCCAACGAGGGTGGCCTGAACAAGGCCCGTTGGTCCTGCTCCGACACCGCCCAGTACGGCGACTACACCTCCACCGTGATTACCGAGGAGACCAAGAAGCGCATGCAGTATCAGCTCAAGCGCATTCAGGACGGCTCCTTCGCCAAGGAGTTCATGGATGACCAGGCCGCCGGCGCGCCGAAGTTCAAGCAGCTGCAGGAGGAGTACAGCCACCCGCATCTGGAGACCGTCGGCCCGAAGCTGCGCGCCATGTTCTCCTGGAACAACCAGGTGGACGCCGATGCCGATATGGCCGAGTCCTTCAACGGTAAGATCGCCCGCACCCAGGTGCAGTGA
- a CDS encoding MFS transporter codes for MDKFVRPGIDDRPDYDKTLTPEQKEAVTRLAASMPERRAGDASQTDAQVQATNLAAASDAAGSGLGAIAAVDTAVPDPSSAFMDMRDPMVSADGHRPTKTEVIRLGIGFTISAVACAIPWVALSSIILPRVFESIDPASKESMLGLVNIFGSVVALLANIVFGTFSDLTRSRFGKRTPWMVAGGLVTGLSIGAVSLTHSEPLIIILWCCAQLGYNMMLAPYVATMSDRVPDKFRGTVSGFYGAGIAVGQTLGSFVGAQLLKQGEAGIFGGWMMGMAIFSLTGIVVVLIWPREKSNRDEARGELNVKSMLMSFRPPKNAPDFYYALAGRTMMMGGYWMINTYQLYIAQDYVFAGDPGANVKAAELIATMAVITLVVSLIAAVAAGPITDKIGMRKVPVALASCLFAVGALMPMLFRSATGMLLFAGVAGLGYGIYNAIDQALNVSVLPNPEEAGKDLGILNLANTLSTVIGSGMTSILVVIVKAVMGVSKTPVVAYTVVFGVAIVIVLIAAFLIMRIKNVK; via the coding sequence ATGGACAAGTTCGTTCGACCGGGCATTGACGACCGCCCGGATTATGACAAGACTTTGACTCCGGAGCAAAAGGAAGCGGTCACTCGTTTGGCGGCATCGATGCCCGAACGTCGAGCCGGGGATGCCAGCCAGACCGACGCGCAGGTGCAAGCCACCAACCTCGCCGCGGCATCCGACGCCGCAGGCTCCGGTCTCGGCGCCATCGCCGCCGTGGACACCGCCGTACCGGATCCATCCTCCGCCTTCATGGACATGCGCGATCCGATGGTCTCCGCCGACGGTCACCGCCCGACCAAAACGGAGGTCATCCGCCTCGGCATCGGCTTCACCATCTCCGCCGTGGCCTGTGCCATCCCGTGGGTCGCCCTGAGTTCCATCATCCTGCCGCGCGTGTTCGAATCCATCGACCCGGCCAGCAAGGAGTCCATGCTCGGTCTGGTCAACATCTTCGGATCCGTGGTGGCGCTGCTCGCCAACATCGTCTTCGGCACCTTCTCCGATCTGACCCGTTCACGGTTCGGCAAGCGCACTCCGTGGATGGTCGCCGGCGGTCTGGTGACCGGCCTGAGCATCGGCGCCGTCTCGCTGACCCATTCCGAACCGCTCATCATCATCCTGTGGTGCTGCGCGCAGCTCGGCTACAACATGATGCTCGCCCCATACGTGGCCACCATGTCCGACCGCGTGCCCGACAAGTTCCGCGGCACCGTCTCCGGTTTCTACGGCGCGGGCATCGCCGTCGGGCAGACCCTCGGCTCCTTCGTCGGCGCACAGCTGCTCAAGCAGGGCGAGGCCGGCATCTTCGGCGGTTGGATGATGGGCATGGCCATCTTCAGCCTCACCGGCATCGTCGTGGTGCTCATCTGGCCTCGCGAGAAATCCAATCGCGACGAGGCCCGTGGCGAACTCAACGTCAAGTCCATGCTCATGAGCTTCCGTCCGCCGAAGAACGCGCCCGACTTCTACTACGCGCTCGCCGGCCGCACCATGATGATGGGCGGCTACTGGATGATCAACACCTACCAGCTGTACATTGCGCAGGATTACGTGTTCGCCGGCGATCCCGGCGCCAACGTCAAGGCGGCGGAGCTTATCGCCACCATGGCCGTCATCACGCTGGTGGTCTCCCTGATTGCCGCCGTCGCAGCAGGTCCGATCACCGACAAAATCGGCATGCGCAAAGTGCCGGTCGCCTTGGCCAGCTGCCTGTTCGCCGTCGGTGCGCTGATGCCCATGCTCTTCCGCTCCGCCACCGGCATGCTGCTGTTCGCGGGCGTCGCCGGACTCGGCTACGGCATCTATAACGCCATCGATCAGGCGCTGAACGTCTCCGTGCTGCCGAATCCGGAGGAAGCGGGCAAGGACCTCGGCATCCTGAACCTCGCCAATACGCTCTCCACCGTGATCGGCTCAGGCATGACCTCGATTCTCGTCGTGATCGTGAAGGCCGTGATGGGCGTCTCCAAGACCCCGGTCGTCGCCTACACCGTGGTCTTCGGCGTGGCCATCGTCATCGTGCTCATCGCCGCCTTCCTGATCATGCGCATCAAGAATGTGAAATGA
- a CDS encoding IS3 family transposase — translation MLAGQGHRLDHLLKISGLARSTYFHHLSHPAHETRPDLDPMVAEIWERTANGCGHRQIHMCLVHEFGQKVSAKSVLRVMRRMGLRCPIRARNPWRGYSSYRGDAGGGVPNLLKRDFTAGKPFEKLGTDVTEFKVAGGKAYLAPVYDMASKEIVAWDVSRHPGMGQQRRLLAMLEARLPGGANPILHSDMGWQYQHPWWRGELERLGIRQSMSRKGNCLDNAATEQVFGHLKDEFYRGREFDSYEQFKRELDAYVIHWNTRRRQIRLEGHTPEEFRSVSLAA, via the coding sequence CTGCTCGCAGGGCAGGGGCACCGGCTCGACCACCTGCTGAAGATCAGCGGGTTGGCGAGATCCACGTATTTCCACCATCTGTCGCATCCGGCGCATGAGACGCGCCCCGACCTCGATCCCATGGTCGCAGAGATCTGGGAAAGGACGGCCAACGGGTGCGGCCACCGGCAGATCCATATGTGCCTGGTCCACGAGTTCGGACAGAAGGTGTCGGCCAAGAGCGTCCTGAGGGTCATGCGCCGCATGGGACTCAGATGCCCGATCCGCGCCAGGAATCCATGGAGAGGCTACAGCTCGTACAGGGGCGACGCTGGCGGAGGGGTGCCGAACCTGCTCAAACGCGACTTCACCGCCGGCAAGCCGTTCGAAAAACTCGGCACCGACGTCACCGAATTCAAGGTCGCGGGCGGCAAGGCCTACCTCGCGCCCGTGTACGACATGGCCAGCAAGGAAATCGTCGCCTGGGACGTGAGCCGGCACCCCGGCATGGGGCAGCAGCGGCGTCTGCTCGCCATGCTCGAAGCCAGGCTGCCCGGGGGCGCGAACCCGATCCTGCACTCGGACATGGGATGGCAGTACCAGCACCCGTGGTGGCGCGGGGAGCTCGAACGGCTGGGCATCCGCCAGTCCATGAGCCGCAAGGGCAACTGCCTGGACAACGCCGCCACCGAACAGGTCTTCGGACACCTCAAGGACGAGTTCTACCGGGGGCGCGAATTCGACTCGTACGAGCAATTCAAACGAGAACTTGACGCGTACGTCATCCACTGGAACACCAGACGACGCCAGATACGACTCGAGGGACACACCCCGGAGGAATTCCGAAGCGTGTCCCTCGCAGCCTAG
- a CDS encoding MFS transporter: protein MTDDNQNETMPTPQPLPGQVFIRPGIDDRPDYEKTLTPEAKAALKRLAVQQRPRVPEASNERPEVQAARLAEGGSPLTAAAHLDAAVPNLESSFLDLRDPMTAPDGSRPNALQVNRLTAGFALGSLLFAAPIAALDVVLIPQRIDQLVGDGRVAGLALTMALGMVLSFFMNAWIAVGSDHTFGPLGRRTPWIISGALLSAASLAILSVCDLLQLVIVFWLLMQIGYAMIAMPLAAAFGERVPDKFRDRADSWHGMGLALGQLLGILVAVYRTMHPAESGWDGTTRSGIMLFAIWFIVAGIVTLLVLPREGSSTYMPRESVRKGSFFSQYRPPKHAPKFAVAFIARMLAVAATTLIAVYQWYLAAFDLDADGLSGYGLTGAGAVVALMAVAAFVGSLMAVLLLGPIARAFEDARVPAVISCMLFVIGAAAPCMMADKLFGVGLYALIAGFAYAMYDGTSQSLNLATLPDVRSVGRSLAAFSVANTLGLLLGVIAGALAITALAAYLPLFGVAIGFMLLAGVLTMLLK, encoded by the coding sequence ATGACTGACGATAACCAGAACGAAACCATGCCCACTCCGCAGCCGTTGCCCGGTCAGGTATTCATCCGTCCCGGCATCGACGATCGACCCGATTACGAGAAGACGCTGACCCCGGAAGCCAAGGCCGCCCTGAAGCGTCTGGCCGTGCAGCAGCGTCCACGTGTGCCGGAAGCCTCCAACGAACGCCCGGAAGTGCAGGCCGCCCGCCTCGCGGAAGGCGGCTCACCGCTGACCGCGGCCGCGCATCTCGATGCGGCCGTGCCGAATCTGGAATCCTCCTTCCTTGATCTGCGCGACCCGATGACCGCCCCCGACGGCAGCAGGCCGAACGCATTGCAGGTCAACCGCCTCACTGCGGGCTTCGCGCTCGGCTCACTGCTGTTCGCCGCACCGATTGCCGCACTTGACGTCGTGCTCATCCCGCAGCGCATCGACCAGCTGGTCGGCGACGGGCGTGTTGCCGGCCTCGCCCTGACCATGGCGCTCGGCATGGTGCTGAGCTTCTTCATGAACGCCTGGATCGCCGTCGGCTCCGACCATACCTTCGGTCCGCTCGGCCGCCGCACCCCATGGATCATCAGCGGAGCGCTCCTGAGCGCCGCTTCACTGGCGATACTGTCGGTATGCGACCTCCTGCAGCTCGTCATCGTGTTCTGGCTGCTCATGCAAATCGGCTATGCCATGATCGCCATGCCTCTGGCCGCGGCATTCGGCGAACGCGTGCCCGACAAGTTCCGCGACCGCGCCGATTCCTGGCATGGCATGGGGCTTGCGCTCGGCCAGTTGCTCGGCATTCTCGTGGCCGTCTACCGCACCATGCATCCCGCTGAATCCGGCTGGGATGGCACCACACGCTCGGGCATCATGCTGTTCGCCATCTGGTTCATCGTGGCCGGCATCGTCACGTTGCTCGTACTGCCGCGCGAAGGCTCCAGCACCTACATGCCGCGCGAGAGCGTGCGCAAGGGCTCGTTCTTCTCACAGTACCGGCCTCCGAAGCATGCGCCGAAATTCGCCGTCGCCTTCATCGCACGCATGCTGGCCGTCGCCGCCACCACGCTGATTGCCGTATACCAGTGGTATCTCGCGGCATTCGATCTCGACGCAGACGGGCTGTCCGGCTACGGCCTGACCGGTGCCGGTGCGGTCGTGGCGTTGATGGCCGTCGCCGCTTTCGTCGGTTCGCTGATGGCCGTGCTACTGCTCGGTCCGATCGCCCGTGCCTTCGAAGACGCCCGTGTTCCCGCCGTCATCTCCTGCATGCTGTTCGTGATTGGCGCCGCAGCTCCGTGCATGATGGCCGACAAACTGTTCGGCGTCGGCCTGTACGCACTGATCGCCGGTTTCGCCTATGCGATGTACGACGGTACCAGCCAAAGCCTCAATCTGGCGACTCTGCCGGATGTACGCTCCGTCGGCCGTTCCCTGGCGGCCTTCAGCGTGGCCAATACGCTCGGCTTGCTGCTTGGCGTCATCGCAGGTGCGCTTGCGATTACCGCACTTGCGGCATACCTGCCGCTGTTCGGCGTCGCCATCGGCTTCATGCTGCTGGCCGGCGTGCTGACGATGCTGCTGAAGTGA